The segment GAATTCCCTTCATCACACAGAGCTATGATCCACGAATTTCGAAATACGTGTTTCATATGGTGTATAAGGATAATATCGAAATGACTAATGAGAATTTTTTTAACCTATTGTCCATGCTACGAGACATTTTGTTCAAACTGAATATTGGCTCCATCGTGATACAAAATTGTGACTCTTTCAATTTGaagaatgttttatatatgatCGAGTACATTTTGTGTGAAGAGGATATCGCTGTGACGATCGCAGGAATGTAGAACTGTCAATCATGCCTCGGTAAATGATCAATTTTCCTTTGAAAGAATTAAGAATGATTTAGAGTTTTGATTAATGTGATTTTGATTAAGAATCCGCCTCTACGTTACAAAAACGATTCTTAATCGTGGTAAAGCTTTAAATTGGGATAAGTTTAATGAAGAATTATTcacttaattattttataactaaGTTTTATACCACTTTTactttgatattattatattttaagcttaaatattatatatagacacagaaatataatagaaagaaTTGCTTTATTTGTATAGACAGATTCTCTAGGAAGTAAAACTGATACATTCtgctttttacaaatttctcaatttcagtACCAACGTACATATATCATTaatacttaatattttataaaggaAATAATCTGGTTGGTATGAATTCTATGTGATTCACTCAAAAAGGAACCCTTTCCTTTATAGATCAATTAAATCTTATATGTAACCAATAAATCACAGGCATATACGACACATATACGTGTCCATACCAATATGTGTACCTGAGAAATGAGTCTAATCTAAATGTCAGTTAAAATACAAGTCCTAGACTTGTTAACAAATTTCTGTGTACATGTCAAATGATGTGATAATTGTATATTGTAATGTATATCgtgtaattgaaatttaaggaaattgaaaataattcgacTAACTCAAATCTGATGTTTCCTAATGTGTGATCATACCGTATATATCTCTATATGAaagtattttcattaaaagaaTGCTATTTTTTGAGAAAGCGAATTTGTACTGTGGTGTGATATCGATATAAGAATTGAACAAGGATCGGAGTTAGCTTCTTCCCAGTTTACTTGTTTTTGACAAAAATGAAAGCTAacacaataataattatagcTAATACAAAGAGCTTCtccttaaaatatttataattataattttacattcataatgatataattatacattttataatatttctcatattttcTGAACCTTTTAAATTGTAAAGATATTTTCATACTACGTAGTTTGATAGTCAAATATATTGGCGAAAATTTCTCTTACTATTACGAAAATCGGGGAAGGAAttaattcgtatatttttttaaatactttacaAAAAGTACTAACCTCAGAAGAAAAAAGTAGGCAAGacgaaagatatatatttttcatattgtgAACGTTTTAGATTCTTTAAGAAAGGACTATTCCGTTCGAAATATGACTATATACAGCAGTAATAGAAACTCTTAGGTGATGAAGAAATGTCTTTGcaaaaaactgaaaataaagCAGAACAAATAGCCTATCTTGGATCaacaaaattaatagaaaatcatatTCAATTTCCTGAGTGTTAAATGTTGGTGAACTAGAGTTACAACTGATGCACATGAGCGATGCGACATCGTAGTGGTGTCGTTGTGCGATTGTCATCGATGGACAATGCGATGTCACTCCTGTGCATTGCACGATTAAAGATAGGTATGTGTACATGTATGTATTACGTGCCGAATCGCATGGTAACATCGCGTCGCTTGTGTGCATCGGGTTTCAAGTAttgtttttatgtaaatttcagATTTTCTCTTACGATAATTCATCTCAAACCgacgaatattaattatcgatcAATGTAtgttgttataaatattacacataTGTGatgattaaaattgtattcgaTAAATgtaatcaataaaaattgtttcttgaattgcatgaaataattttattataactaCCTGATCGATTATTCCATTTCCTGGAAGCTTCATTTTAACAAGTTAATTTATTCtcctgtatacatatattacattttctctttttcatatGTATTCTCTATTTATGTTAAAGactaaatttgataaaaattgaaaaatgttctgtAATTGTgtcagaaattaattttaatagaaatttaaatagaatttgcttctaataaaaaaattcattgttAAACAGTTCGCAAAGCAGTAGCAAAagttaatttattctttttctctaaaaaaaaattcaatacaaAGGGATAGCAAACGCGTAACAGAGAAAATTGGACATCATCAACTAATTAAACGTGGTCAATTTGCACCCTGAGATCCAATCACATTTAGCTGCGATTAGATCTACACTTCGACTACACAACTGTACATACGCTTACACTTTGAAGTTCACGCGTAATTTGCGTGCAACAAgggattaaatatatatatatgtacatgtataatactttataatatcaagtatgacgAAATCCACAGCGATGGAAAGGCAGGATTTATGCTGTGCGTCCTATAACTACTTAATGAATGATTCTGTAGCTGTAAGTCAAATTAATGCAAAACTATTTTTTCCgaaagtaattatatataatactatctttactttacttttctccttacttttattatttaatacttttttcttctgttgtttctttcatttcatttcttcgTAGAATCTCCCCTTCCCTTTTCTTCCACAGTTTCTTCCTTCACTTCTGTCTTGTTTTCTTCTCCACTTTTCTTCACCTTCTTCATTCCATTTTCTcaccttttcctttttctcctatTTCCTCCCTTATCCTATTCTACCTATTTCCATCAACTCCTCTTCGTCCTGTCTTTCCTTCCGTTTACTTCTCCTTCCGTTTCCTTCTCGTCCTTCCTTATCCATCTACAGAATCATTGCGACAGAAAGGAACGGTCAACTTCAGCAGGTCGATTCTTCCAACTTCGTCCCGACAAAAGGAAATACGATATCTTATTTTTGGAAAACCCGAATTTCGTGGTCAGTTCGAGAGACACTACTCGGAACATAGTAACGCAAACTCGAGCAGACTGGTCTCTCGCGTTAGCCGCGTAACGAGTTTAATAGAATAACACACTTCGATAACACGAACCACTCATGGTACGGATTACGGTCGTTGAAGTGTCAAAGTAACAGCTTACGCTGGATCACATCGTtaatcgtataattttattttcaatgaaaacgaACTTTTGGGCCAGTTTCCACCGATCAAAAAATTATCATCTATCAAAGAGTATcattaataagtaaaaaacATACTATGTACTTTGTTACAGAAGTTCGTGTGAGCTTAAGAGTCAATAGAGTCTAACGAAGATGAATAGTCTAAAAGGAATCTCTATTTCGTTCAGTTGCGTTCAGTTTAATGAGGCAATTCATGAAAGTTGCCACGACTCTCCTAATCGTCAAACCATGAAAGTTACATGCGATGTACACGCGCATTACGCGTAcctgtgtgtatatatatatatacatgttcaGCTACGTCGTAGGACAAAGATTATATCGAATTAGcaaatacaattacggttGTGCGAACTGTCACTGATATAAAGGAGCTTTCAACTGCTACGAGGGCAATCCAGTGGCTAAACACGTTGCAACAACATGCACGTCGTATTAATCCCATTTTTTCTAGGTCGGTAAgccaattaattttaatcagtATTACAGCCTGCACTAGTACACCTTCCCACACAGACCAATTTATTTCTTGCCCGTCCCATCCGGTCCGGTTAATGCATGAAACATTGAAGAATCGGTCTTATCgatttgtaataaaagaaaattgatttgatggtcaaaaataaaaaagacatACAGTATATCGGTTTTAGATATTTAGAATCATGTTCCTGCTGCGTCTATACCAAGTGTCctatcaatattattattaagtcAGGAATTAATGTTACAAATGTCAATagtaattttgtttcatttcgcACGAATTTTTGACTGAAAGATTTTCTAAAGTAACCAAATTCTACGTTGACCAGATCTCTTCTTACAGTCTTTGGGTTTCTGAAATATGTACagattctaatattttttttttttttttttttttttttttttttagtagagCACGTAGCGATGTAGGTTAAGcttgcacgctgtattatttACGAAATAGAAAGGATTacgtattttacaaaattatttatcttaatcAAAACTCTTACGATCATCTACGATACGACTGAACCACCActtctttatatttacaaacgaAATTAATCCTGTCCCAAAATTTCACAAAGAGACGTGTCTAAAAcgaggaaaattaaaataaaagaatcgtGATCCTatcttttgaataaaataattttgaatgaAACGATTTTGAACAATACGATGACTTTTAAGGGTTCATCCAATCCTGATAAAAGAACTAATCTCGTCGATATTTCCTTTATTTAGCGGCCAACGTCACCACGTTCGATTCACGTGCGTGGATATACGGTCCAGAATATGTGTTCGACGTGAATATCACACACGCATTGTCGGATGGTCTATTAAGCGATGCACTCTTCCAAACAAGCGTAACCACAACTCTAAAATGTCGTCCAAAATCGATGGATCAGTTACTTTGTCATTTCGAAGGTATCACGGTCGAGGATATGAGCGGTGGTCACATAGAACTAGGAGAGATAGGAACTCCATTTGTAATAGAATTCAGTCCACGAGGAATCGAAAATATCGGACTTTCATCTGCGATCAACAAAAGAAAACTTAATATCCTTCGGAAAATCTTCAAAGAATTAAGCACCGAAATAGACCTAAGCAAATACGCAAACGTCGTATTGCCACATCTCTCGTACGCAGGGGATAAAGATTACCCGTTAAACGACTGTTCCTCTTTGTTCGTCATTTACGAGCTCTATGATTCTGACAATCTTCATAGAAGTAACCGAGAGCAGAATTACGATCAATCTAAAAAACAGAATTACGATTTGGAGGTTTTGTCGTTACCAAATCGAAATACAGAGAAGACCGTTGTATTTGAGAAGTGGACGGATAAACGCAATAGCAGATGTCATCCGATATTGCAGAAAACAATGacgaattttgaaattgtatGTGTCAAAAATTAGCCAATTTTATAATCAGTAGGCTGCCGTACGT is part of the Bombus fervidus isolate BK054 chromosome 7, iyBomFerv1, whole genome shotgun sequence genome and harbors:
- the LOC139989139 gene encoding uncharacterized protein; translated protein: MHVVLIPFFLAANVTTFDSRAWIYGPEYVFDVNITHALSDGLLSDALFQTSVTTTLKCRPKSMDQLLCHFEGITVEDMSGGHIELGEIGTPFVIEFSPRGIENIGLSSAINKRKLNILRKIFKELSTEIDLSKYANVVLPHLSYAGDKDYPLNDCSSLFVIYELYDSDNLHRSNREQNYDQSKKQNYDLEVLSLPNRNTEKTVVFEKWTDKRNSRCHPILQKTMTNFEIDKYISRMSINNNTFESETRISQRVSNIAKRNFTLQDITSVKLLGIKPATDPLPFLNFDKFEKLHPTEATDNNNNN